The genome window CCATGAAATGTACAATTTTAATAGCAAAATTCTTACGTGCATATATTTTTTCAAGCAGTATGTAGAGAAAATGTTATAACTGTAGATCAGTATTTTTCATACAGTAAGCATACTAAAATGCAAATGTCTCTACTATATGTACAcagagcaaaaatataaacgcaacattttaaaagattttactgagttcatttaaggaaatcagtcaattaaaataattgcattaggccctaatctatggatttcacatgactggggatacagatatgcatctgttggccaCAGATACTGTACTTTAAAAAATAGGTAGTGCTGTGGACCAGGGGGAAAAAAatgtccgtatctggtgtgaccaccagttccactcctcttcaatggcttggctgtgcgaagttgctggatattggcaggaactggaacatgctgtcgtacataTCGATCCAGTGCATCCCAAaagtgctcaatgggtgacatatctggtgagtatgcaggccttggaagaactgggacattttcagcttctggGAATTGTGTACAGAACCTAGCGACATAGGGCCATGCATTGTCATGCGGAAacgtgaggtgatggcggcgaatGAATGGCATAACAATGGGCCTCAGTGTCTCGTCACAGTatgtctgtgcattcaaattgccattgataaaatgtaattgtgttcattgtccatagcttatgcctgcccataccataatcgCACAACCATCATGTGGCACTCTgctcacaatgttgacatcagcaaaccgctcacccacacgattCCATACacggtctgccatctgcccggtacagttgaaactgcgATTTCagccatgaagagcacacttctccagcatgccagtggctaTTGAAGGTCACCATTTAccaactgaagtcggttacgatgtACTGCAGTCGGGTCAATACCCTGATGAGGACAACAAGCACGCAGATAAGCTTCACTGGGACAGTTTGTGCcaaaattctttggttgtgcaaacccacagtttcattagacgatcccgcaggtgaagaagccggatgtgtagGTCCTGggatggcgtggttacacgtggtctgcggttggatATATGGCCATATTCTCTAAAATGgggttggaggtggcttatggtagagaaatgaacattcaattgactaactgatggacattcctgcggtcagcatgccaattggcATGCGTTGTGTGACACAGCGGCATATTTtagtgtccccagcacaaggtgcacctgtgtaatgaccgtgctgtttcatcagcttcttgatataccccacctgtcaggtggatggattatcttggcaacggAGAATTGCTCActgagggatgtaaacaaatgtgtgcataaAAGTTTAGCAAAATATGTTTTTGTGCATATAGCACATTTCTGGTATGTTTTTGTTTCAGCTCATTAAAATGGGACCAAGACTTAACATATTGCGTTGTataatttttgttcagtgtatatattttacatttacagttAATGCAGGTTTCTAAAGTAAGtaacaaaataaaaacacaatttaAAGATTCTTGTCTCTGTAAATTATTTATTCtacttgattttttttttctcgtCAGAACTCGCCATCTTGACAGAGGAATACATTTGTATTTTAAGGAAGGAAGGAACACTAGCTCCGACTGATTCTGGTTGTCTTGGTTTCACAGCTGTATATCCTTTCAGCTGTCAAACAGTTGAATAATTTGTTTGAAAACGTTAACCGAACATagcatcttttttttttttaaatagcgcACTTATTTCAAATGACTCCTAGGCACATCAACTCAGAGCCTTCTATTGCAATAAAGGGCTCTGCATAATCTTTACTTATGCAGGGTAGTTCACCTGGATTTCTTATCTTGAAAGAGATTGGAAACAGCCAGAGACAATTGTTATCTTTCGATGACCAAATACAAAATTGTAAAATATTACATGAAGAAACTAACTTTTTGGAAGAAGTGTTTCTAGTCTAACTATATTTTCTGTATGTGTACTTGTGGTGATTTTAATTTGATGACTAAATAAATCAAGTCAATTAATTAGTTATGGTTCATAAAGACACATTTCAAGATAAGGAAGTGTTGCTTTTTTTAGGTGAACGTTCCCTTTATTCATCAGTGAcgtgtttaaaaataaataatagttTTTGTTTCTGCCTGTCCTTTTACCAATTGgtactcctgtgtgtgtctgtgagcacaGTCTATATATAAAGGGACAAGTCAGTAATGAATTCTGCATGTGTTTGAATTGCTAATGACATTTAGTTTTTCACAGCTTCATAGCTTGGTGCCAAACAGCCCTGTTTTGATTACATAACAAAAAAAACTGTGAAATGGACTTTTCTTGTTATTTCTTGttttctctctacttttctccctTTAATAAAATGggtgttttgtttgttgtttttgtaaagAGCTATAGTGAGTATTTGTCACAAACActgaatacagtgaaatgctcacttacaagccctaacaATGCAGTTAAGTGAGAGAAGTgttaaagtatttactaaaataaactgaagtaacaTTTTTTTAATAGAAAAATAATTAAGTTGCAACAAAATAACactagggaggctatatacagggggtacctgtatgAAGTACACATAATAGGACTGTtggttgtttttattttatttttagagAACATAATTTGCTCTAAATCAGCCATTGGAGATTGTGTAAGGTGTAACCTATAATCTACACTACAGTATGATTATTTGTGTTTTTATACAAAGTTTTGTGTAAAGTCCTTTGTGAGCTACTGTATGGTTCGAAACCCTTTTGTTGAATCATTTTAAAACGGATCCAAATGCATGGGGGTCTTTCCATTTCAGTTTGTTCCAATCCAGGCCATGTTGATTCTCTTTCATATAAATGTCTTGTTGCTATTGAAATGCTGCAGTCATGGTGGATAATAAGAGGAATGCCATTGACTGGTATGGGTTTTGGCTTTGTATACACCCACCAATGATCTATTAAAACGGTGGTGTTAACATTTCCTGCCTGTTATATAGGCCGCGATTCAATCTGGCAAATGGTGTATTTCACATTTTTCGCTTTCAAAAGTGTATTCGATTTGCACAGCAGTTAGTCCAGTATGGAGGGAGAGTTAGGTATTCGGGTCTGTCTGATTTTTGTGCACTGAATGAATTCTCAGCCAGGTTTTCCATCAACTAAACAGGTTATGCCCATTTCTGAATAGAGTGTAAACTCCCCTCAGCCTCCTTCCAGGACATCCTGCTGTATCAAATCAAACACTCTTCAAAACGCTTTTTGGAAATGGCCAATCTGCAATTGATTGAATGATGTTGGTGCCTTGGTGTTGGTGGAAAGACATGTTACTAATATTGTAGGCATATTGATAACAAGGGATTACAGAAAACTGTCGATCTCCGTATTATATTTTTAAGAATATATTATTTTTCAACAAATGGATGTTTTGGCTAAATATTCAAAAGGCTTCTGACTCCCATCACATTAAATGTTAGGCAGCCAGCCATTCTCTGTGGATGCATCGGTTTTGTGACTCTTAACTCCTATAATCACATATTATGGATTTTCCTTTATTCAAGTTTAGTAGGATAGCCTATGCTATATTCCTTTAGTGTATGATATAGGCCGATTTGCATTTCCATCATAATTATTGGAAATCATTCAATCTTTATTAACACGCCACATGCAGTAGGCTAGATGTTTAGAGTAGGTGTTATCATGAACCTGCTCTCCTCCAGTCTTCTCATACGTCTTTGTTGATCTGGTGTCTGCAGCATCACCACAGGCGCTCAATGCAACTGCCTGCTGCCTCAATATGGAAACTAATTTCCACTGAGGGAGAACAGACTAACATCAACAAGATTGCAAAATGACTCCTTATCGTTTTTTCGTATGAAATACATTGAATTCTTCCAACATGCAAAACGACACCGCGCAACTGGCAGACTGCGATGTGGGACACGATGCCAAAATCAGTCTTGCGGCACTCTATTCTCTCATGTCCCTGTTTGGGACCATTTTAAACCTTTTGGTTGTCTACCTGGTCGTGACATTTAAGAAACTTCGGACGGCTAGCAATGCGTTTATTGTGAACGGCTGTATAGCCGACCTGTTGGTGTGCGCATTTTGGATGCCGCACGAGGCGGTGGGAATTTATTCTGGAAGCCCTTTCCCCGCTGGGTACCAAGCCTTCAAAGATGCGCTCTTATTCCTCGGCatcactgtctctcttctctcccattcCCTGATCGCCGTCAACCGATACGTGTTGATTACCAAATCACCAGTGACCTATCTGTCCATCTACCAAAAAAGACGCACAGAATGGATGATAAGCGCTTCGTGGCTTTCGGCGCTGGGATTTATTTTACCCTGGATCACATCTTTACGGTACCCACAGGAAGGATGCTCATATCTCCCGGCTTCCGCAGCATCACTGCTCAAAGGAGGGAAGCCCATTTTCTCTGACCCATTTGCAGCTGGTACCCTGGCGTTGACTATTATTGGTCAGACAATGGTTGTTCTGTATTGCTATTTAAAAATCTTTCGAAGGGTGCAGATCAGTGTGAAGAGGGTCAGCATATTACATTTTCCTATAGTAAATAACCTTCCATATTCCTTCCCCAGAAAGGACAAACGTTTGGGGTTCTACGTGTTGGCAGTGTGTTTCATATTCATACTCACTACACAGCCCCTTTTCTGGGTGTTATCAATAGCGCTTTTTACCACAGTGCCATTGGCACTAAGGACTTGTTCTTGGATGTTTTTCTGCACTCTCTTTGTTACAAACCCATTTCTCTACACTTGGAAGAACGAGGAGTTTAGAAAATCTTTCAGATCCGTGCTCAAGGGAGAATTTTGGAGAGGGTCTACAGTTGGGGTTGAGCCCATCACAATTAATACAATATCTCACCTTCTGCCGAGACAAAACAGTAGAAGGGCATTTTTGGCTGAGATAAATTGAACAGCATCTGAACTGCAATGACATTGGTCCCCTGTAAGGATACATCCCTATAGTGTTTTAGAAAGCTTACCTGGCAACTCAATTCAAAATTAAGCTATTGGTTGCTCAGTATTGTAAAATGTTAGTGATGCTGTtaaggtattattattattatgtagtgCCATTATGCAATAAATTGTAGGTCAACCAGAAGAACACTCAGCAAATGAATACATAGTTTGTAAAACATTGTATCAAATTCGTTTTTGTTTATATTCATGTATTTTTCTATATACATTTTTTATGGACCATGGTTGTAATAAGCCTTTATGCAAATTGTAAATCCGCTTATGTGTTCATTTTAATAAAGCTGAAAATTAAAGTGCAAAAAAACATTTTGTCACGTTTGGCTATTACACTTGACTGGGTGCAGTGTCCTTGTGTGTCCAGATGCACCTGAGGTCACCATCAGTGCTTTTTCATCTATGAGCAGCAGCGACGGCCACCCCCCAATTTACCATCGACGGTGGGTGTGTGGCCAAGAACGTGTTGTCCGAGTCAAGGAAGAGATGACACTGGAGGTACAACGTGACTGtacaactacttactactttaaTCAGTGCAAACATCCAGGGGTGCAACATTGTAAAGCTTCTGCATGCCTCATCTGATGATGGTATTGGAAATAATATCCCTAACGGTCGTTGTTTACGACTGCATCTTTTCAGTCATTTTACAA of Oncorhynchus gorbuscha isolate QuinsamMale2020 ecotype Even-year linkage group LG15, OgorEven_v1.0, whole genome shotgun sequence contains these proteins:
- the LOC123997360 gene encoding probable G-protein coupled receptor 88 — protein: MQNDTAQLADCDVGHDAKISLAALYSLMSLFGTILNLLVVYLVVTFKKLRTASNAFIVNGCIADLLVCAFWMPHEAVGIYSGSPFPAGYQAFKDALLFLGITVSLLSHSLIAVNRYVLITKSPVTYLSIYQKRRTEWMISASWLSALGFILPWITSLRYPQEGCSYLPASAASLLKGGKPIFSDPFAAGTLALTIIGQTMVVLYCYLKIFRRVQISVKRVSILHFPIVNNLPYSFPRKDKRLGFYVLAVCFIFILTTQPLFWVLSIALFTTVPLALRTCSWMFFCTLFVTNPFLYTWKNEEFRKSFRSVLKGEFWRGSTVGVEPITINTISHLLPRQNSRRAFLAEIN